In Candidatus Vicinibacter proximus, the following are encoded in one genomic region:
- a CDS encoding archaeosortase/exosortase family protein gives MFSKIANWWKNLPPIGKFLSSFIGLIVLFYAFYYSPIYELYIMPALLNFQANLASMLLTVMGYKTSIEGDLIQGDQFRVSIKGGCDGIEASALYAIAVISLPLVARKYKISGLIVGLSILFLLNILRIGGLYLAGIHWPAFFEFFHLHGGVIAFLLISVIMWLLWVQWVMKKTAHKNA, from the coding sequence ATGTTCAGTAAAATAGCAAATTGGTGGAAAAATTTACCACCTATTGGAAAATTTTTGTCCAGCTTTATTGGTTTGATAGTGTTGTTTTATGCTTTCTACTATTCACCAATTTATGAACTCTATATAATGCCTGCACTTTTGAATTTTCAGGCCAATCTTGCGAGTATGTTGCTAACTGTCATGGGTTATAAAACATCCATTGAAGGAGATTTAATCCAGGGAGATCAGTTTAGAGTGAGTATAAAAGGTGGCTGCGATGGTATTGAAGCTTCTGCCTTATATGCGATTGCAGTTATTTCCCTTCCGTTAGTTGCAAGAAAATATAAAATTTCAGGGTTAATTGTAGGCTTGTCTATATTGTTCCTTTTAAATATCCTTCGCATTGGGGGATTGTATCTTGCGGGTATTCACTGGCCAGCATTCTTCGAATTTTTTCATTTGCATGGAGGGGTAATTGCATTTCTTCTGATTAGTGTCATCATGTGGTTACTCTGGGTGCAATGGGTGATGAAAAAAACTGCTCATAAGAATGCTTAG
- a CDS encoding VCBS repeat-containing protein: protein MKKCLFSLLFTFCLLLTFQSCNNADQKQSETSSSSASGKFVKIESEESGIDFSNNLKEDVNFSFLTFHYIYNGGGVAAGDINNDGLTDLYFTGNQVDDRLYLNKGNFKFEDISKSSGILDGTKGWNTGVVMVDINNDGFLDVYVCRGASIEPIELRKNLLFVNQKNNTFKEEGAKYGIDDAGFSIMANFFDYDNDNDLDLVVSNRPDRFSLTVFDVLEGRKNGNPANKVSLYRNNGDNTFSNVSKEMGLGETYGYGLAVTVADLNGDGFQDIYFSNDFTENDYCYLNQQGKFFKESIKEVTNHTAFYAMGTDIADINNDGLEDIMSVEMLPDDYWRAKVSMSPMVRGAQWDEYFTSGRVHVQYMQNMLQMNRGNGFFSDVAQFAGVKSTDWSWAVLMSDFDNDSKRDIFISNGYRRDVFDNDAILKTDAQLNEAIKKNNNNTTLAPMLSLLENYPEVKLVNYIFKNEGNLKFSKKMDDWGIKEPSWSNGSVTADLDNDGDLDLVVSNVDEKAFLYRNDLKGNNYLRIKLDGPESNKFGLGAKVEVYLGEEKLIEQFKTVRGYQSSVEPILHFGCGQKKNVDSVKVFWTDGKMSQMGTVKTNQLLTIAYRDSKNSNVSNAKATALFIERTNELISPVFTHQENVFNDFVPQVLLPHRLSMNGPCIEVADINADGLEDFFIGGAKDQPGAIYLQNSEGKFIERKQKVLVDDKAYEDTGAEFFDADGDGDKDLYVVSGGTEKPVNYSYYQDRIYLNNGKGDFTKMKDMPQIGVSGLCVKAFDYDNDGDEDIFVGGRVIPNYYPLPGNSFLLRNDKGKFKDVSVETGPGFSKLGLVTDAVVSDVNKDGFKDLVVVGEWMKLTFLIQKDGRFIRDTSMYNVPQSTGWWNRIVEADVDGNGEMDYIVGNIGQNYKFQPTVEKPLEVYANDFDGNTTFDVFLAKHLKDRVVPIRGRQCSSEQLPDVVKNFPSYRDFANANIEEILGEQKDKGVHLQANQFASVVFLRHGNTFTEQLLPFEAQISAVQGMIYDDFTKDGKKDLLIGGNWYASEYETQRADQSIGQLFSGDGKGNFKSMSVLESGFFIPYDVRNIVPVKIGKEKKQGVLVAINNKPMKLFVRN from the coding sequence ATGAAAAAGTGTCTTTTCTCGCTTTTATTTACCTTTTGTCTGTTGCTTACTTTTCAATCTTGCAATAATGCAGATCAAAAGCAGAGTGAGACATCCTCAAGTTCAGCTTCTGGTAAATTTGTAAAAATTGAATCTGAAGAGTCCGGAATTGATTTTTCCAACAATTTAAAAGAGGATGTAAATTTTAGCTTTTTAACTTTTCACTATATCTATAACGGAGGGGGAGTTGCAGCGGGGGACATCAATAATGACGGTCTTACGGATCTTTATTTCACCGGGAATCAGGTGGATGACCGACTGTATTTGAATAAAGGCAATTTCAAGTTTGAAGACATCTCTAAATCTTCCGGGATTCTTGATGGCACAAAGGGTTGGAATACCGGAGTAGTGATGGTGGACATCAACAACGACGGATTCTTAGATGTATACGTTTGTCGTGGTGCCAGTATTGAGCCAATTGAATTAAGGAAGAATTTACTTTTTGTAAACCAAAAGAACAATACTTTTAAAGAGGAAGGTGCAAAATATGGAATCGACGATGCCGGATTTTCCATCATGGCTAATTTCTTTGATTATGACAATGACAATGATCTGGATTTGGTCGTTTCCAATCGCCCTGATAGATTTTCGCTAACGGTTTTCGACGTATTGGAGGGTAGAAAAAATGGCAATCCAGCTAATAAAGTTAGTCTTTATAGAAATAATGGTGACAATACTTTTTCGAATGTGAGCAAGGAGATGGGGCTGGGGGAGACCTACGGTTATGGTCTAGCGGTTACTGTGGCAGATCTGAATGGGGATGGATTTCAGGATATTTATTTTTCTAATGACTTTACCGAGAACGACTATTGCTATCTTAACCAACAGGGAAAATTCTTTAAAGAGTCAATTAAAGAGGTTACCAACCATACCGCATTTTATGCCATGGGTACGGATATAGCTGACATCAACAACGATGGTCTGGAAGACATCATGAGTGTAGAAATGTTGCCGGATGATTATTGGCGGGCTAAAGTGTCTATGTCCCCAATGGTGAGGGGAGCGCAATGGGATGAGTACTTTACTTCTGGAAGAGTACATGTGCAATACATGCAAAATATGTTGCAAATGAACAGAGGTAATGGTTTTTTTAGTGACGTGGCACAATTCGCTGGAGTGAAAAGCACAGATTGGAGCTGGGCAGTTTTAATGTCTGATTTTGACAACGACAGTAAAAGAGATATTTTTATAAGCAATGGTTATAGACGCGATGTCTTTGACAATGATGCCATTTTAAAAACAGATGCCCAATTAAATGAGGCCATAAAAAAGAACAACAATAACACCACACTGGCTCCTATGCTAAGTCTTCTGGAAAATTATCCGGAAGTAAAACTGGTGAATTATATTTTCAAAAATGAAGGGAACCTTAAGTTTAGTAAAAAAATGGACGACTGGGGAATCAAAGAACCAAGTTGGTCCAACGGCTCTGTTACTGCTGACCTGGACAATGATGGGGATCTGGATTTGGTCGTAAGCAATGTAGACGAAAAAGCATTTTTGTATAGAAATGATTTAAAAGGAAATAACTATTTACGGATTAAATTGGACGGTCCTGAGAGTAATAAATTTGGCTTAGGTGCGAAAGTCGAAGTTTATCTTGGAGAAGAAAAATTAATAGAGCAATTTAAAACGGTCAGAGGTTATCAGTCCTCAGTTGAACCAATACTTCACTTTGGATGTGGGCAAAAAAAGAATGTGGACAGTGTTAAAGTTTTTTGGACGGATGGTAAAATGAGTCAAATGGGCACCGTTAAAACAAATCAGCTGCTGACTATTGCTTACCGGGATTCAAAAAATTCAAATGTTTCTAATGCAAAAGCGACAGCACTTTTTATAGAGCGTACCAACGAGTTAATCAGTCCCGTTTTTACCCATCAGGAGAATGTTTTTAATGATTTTGTACCCCAGGTATTATTACCTCATCGTTTATCCATGAATGGCCCGTGTATTGAAGTCGCAGATATCAATGCGGATGGCCTGGAAGATTTTTTTATCGGCGGAGCTAAAGATCAGCCGGGAGCAATATATCTCCAAAATAGTGAGGGGAAATTCATCGAAAGAAAACAAAAAGTATTGGTAGACGATAAAGCATATGAGGATACCGGAGCTGAGTTTTTTGATGCAGATGGCGATGGGGATAAGGACTTATACGTGGTTAGTGGAGGTACAGAAAAACCAGTCAATTATTCTTACTATCAAGATCGGATTTATTTGAATAATGGGAAAGGAGATTTTACAAAAATGAAAGACATGCCACAGATCGGCGTGAGTGGATTGTGTGTAAAGGCATTTGACTATGACAATGATGGAGATGAAGATATTTTTGTTGGTGGCAGGGTTATTCCAAATTATTATCCATTGCCAGGAAATAGTTTTTTACTGCGCAATGACAAAGGCAAATTTAAAGATGTTTCAGTGGAGACAGGTCCGGGATTTTCTAAGTTGGGATTGGTCACAGATGCAGTGGTGTCGGATGTCAATAAAGATGGATTTAAAGATTTAGTGGTGGTCGGTGAATGGATGAAATTAACTTTTTTGATTCAAAAAGATGGAAGATTCATAAGGGATACTTCAATGTATAATGTGCCGCAATCTACCGGATGGTGGAACAGAATCGTTGAAGCAGATGTAGATGGAAATGGTGAAATGGATTACATTGTTGGCAACATAGGACAGAATTATAAATTTCAACCAACCGTAGAAAAACCTTTAGAGGTTTATGCCAACGATTTTGATGGCAATACTACCTTTGATGTATTCCTTGCAAAACACCTTAAGGATAGAGTTGTGCCAATCCGCGGAAGACAATGTTCCTCAGAACAATTACCGGATGTGGTCAAGAATTTTCCATCCTACAGAGATTTTGCAAATGCAAACATTGAAGAAATTCTTGGTGAACAAAAGGATAAGGGAGTTCACTTGCAGGCTAATCAGTTTGCATCAGTAGTTTTTCTTAGACACGGAAACACTTTTACCGAACAGTTGCTCCCATTCGAAGCACAAATTTCAGCCGTACAAGGCATGATCTATGATGATTTTACTAAAGATGGAAAGAAAGACTTATTGATTGGAGGAAATTGGTATGCCTCAGAATATGAGACACAGCGAGCAGATCAATCAATAGGACAATTATTTAGTGGAGACGGAAAAGGAAATTTTAAATCTATGTCCGTTTTGGAAAGTGGTTTTTTTATTCCTTATGATGTACGGAATATTGTTCCTGTAAAAATTGGAAAAGAAAAGAAGCAAGGTGTGCTGGTGGCCATCAACAATAAACCAATGAAATTATTTGTACGTAACTAA
- a CDS encoding DUF4249 family protein gives MIQYINFKALLFFMLVVGCRSAYILDTDDSINSYVAFGYLKPNAPLNLELNQLSDPVGGIDATIQSDVDVFLNLESQEFKLEPIQVPGKVNPIYQLKDFPVSNAKYQLKIKIGDGTLLSASTKIPISVPAFTQVECTDKFLVPNLVQSLKLTLKWNLDSTYENFYHLIIRKVNFKYDGAGKYIQDNVNPISQVDLVAEELETLKNVVLLTHEPGLLLAGENYPKDEINLALQVKTKLPVDPEKEIFKELQLELRSVSKEYYNFHKALALQLQNTGSGLPSLQTVSSYTNFIGGHGLFGAYSSQFAIVRFN, from the coding sequence ATGATTCAATATATAAATTTTAAGGCATTGCTGTTTTTTATGCTGGTTGTAGGTTGTCGATCAGCATATATATTGGATACAGATGATTCAATAAACAGTTATGTTGCATTTGGTTATTTAAAGCCCAACGCTCCTTTGAATTTGGAATTAAATCAATTATCAGACCCAGTAGGAGGGATTGATGCCACAATACAATCTGATGTGGATGTTTTTCTTAACCTAGAGTCTCAGGAGTTTAAATTGGAACCTATACAAGTACCAGGAAAAGTCAATCCCATATATCAACTGAAAGATTTTCCAGTAAGCAATGCTAAATATCAATTGAAAATTAAAATTGGTGATGGCACTCTACTTTCTGCCTCTACCAAAATTCCAATCTCAGTACCTGCTTTTACACAAGTTGAATGTACCGATAAATTTCTGGTACCCAACCTGGTTCAGAGCCTCAAATTAACCTTAAAATGGAACTTGGACTCTACTTACGAAAATTTCTATCACTTAATCATTAGAAAAGTAAATTTCAAATATGATGGCGCAGGAAAATACATCCAGGATAATGTGAACCCGATTTCTCAGGTCGATTTAGTGGCTGAGGAACTGGAGACCTTAAAAAATGTGGTTTTGTTGACCCATGAACCAGGTCTGTTACTTGCCGGAGAGAATTATCCTAAGGATGAAATTAACCTCGCTCTTCAAGTAAAAACAAAACTGCCAGTAGATCCTGAAAAAGAAATTTTCAAGGAACTGCAATTGGAATTACGGTCTGTCAGTAAGGAATATTACAATTTTCATAAAGCATTAGCCTTGCAATTACAAAATACCGGAAGTGGTCTCCCCAGCCTTCAAACAGTGAGCAGTTATACCAATTTTATCGGAGGGCATGGCCTTTTTGGTGCCTATAGTAGTCAATTTGCCATTGTAAGGTTTAATTAA
- a CDS encoding TonB-dependent receptor plug domain-containing protein produces MNSISKVLLLVLICTNAGFAQSSLSIVKYYEIPAQSLDLSLIQLAKQSGINISFNSELIKPFEGPSIAELNSFKAILEKLLSEKKLSYRIISPDQLVVVPQAETEQEKWISGRVADSTSGELAIGVLVYDRISGAITSTNEYGYYALLSHHDFAELHFSFLSKKLSVRFLSLTKRKNILNLSLNVYHALPEVVVTDSKQNITSDQYLNRINASDIQKCPPAFGESDLIRTLLVRPGTQSGADGFGGLSIRGGSYDQNLYLLDDIPIYYPSHAIGLLSIFNTDAIRNVNYYTHAIPSNYSGRLSGVVDVHTKEGNLKNWEASGSMGLLCAKLMVEGPLVKDRLSILAAGRRTLLDPFIKEATKYFKDKNQKLGNSTYYFYDITTKLHLRINDKQRFYLSYYSGKDFFHDEDLAFNLIAQNSTSFKKFYELHWQNFLFSGRYNFQWNKNFFSNLSVYQSIFKSSSEQYESYRSIINSQNNDSSLVGRSFYSNIIENGAQFITDYSFNSNNRLKVGARIAHQQFKPNIFSYNLGNYPLEDVIYFQPKPIDSISGLNKRSNVEFNAYAEDYLKLGTHFSLVFGVRMGLLSYGQENKGFILPRGRLEFKPHQQHQFFCSYDQQLQSLHLLSANAVGLPTDLWVPSTKNLGPESMRQWNLGYLGTWHNTSWNIQTYFKTMDSLLHLKEGADFRLGVTENWESQVTSGMGTSYGIESGFHSAINNLEYTLNYTYSKTSRKFDEINRGQSFRFLYDRPHQLRLQLNFKINGKLQLNALMDYSSGSPVSLPLGKYEYLSLESGIPNKIILVNDNINKSSLPDIYRLDVSLNYNIKQSWGYQELSFGIYNILNRRNPVYIELSPRPDNPSLDQFQQVSLMPILPSFSYKIRWTTR; encoded by the coding sequence TTGAATTCAATAAGCAAAGTATTACTCTTGGTGCTCATCTGCACTAATGCTGGTTTTGCCCAGTCCTCTTTATCTATAGTCAAATATTATGAAATCCCAGCTCAAAGTCTCGATCTCAGCCTCATTCAGCTTGCTAAGCAGTCTGGTATTAATATTTCCTTCAACAGTGAGCTGATTAAACCATTTGAAGGACCTAGTATAGCAGAACTAAATTCTTTTAAAGCAATACTTGAAAAGTTATTGTCCGAAAAAAAACTCAGCTACAGAATTATTTCACCCGATCAATTGGTTGTTGTACCTCAAGCTGAAACAGAACAGGAAAAATGGATCAGTGGTAGAGTGGCGGACAGCACCAGTGGAGAGCTTGCCATCGGAGTTTTGGTTTACGATCGTATTTCAGGTGCAATTACTTCTACAAACGAGTATGGATACTATGCTTTGTTAAGTCATCATGATTTTGCTGAATTGCATTTTTCATTTTTATCCAAAAAATTATCTGTCCGTTTTCTTTCTCTAACGAAACGAAAGAATATTCTAAATCTTTCTTTGAATGTTTACCACGCTTTGCCGGAAGTGGTTGTAACAGATTCCAAACAAAATATTACTTCCGATCAGTACTTAAACCGAATCAATGCTTCTGACATCCAAAAATGTCCGCCTGCCTTTGGAGAAAGCGATCTTATCCGCACTCTTTTGGTAAGACCGGGTACTCAAAGCGGAGCAGATGGATTCGGTGGACTTTCCATACGTGGTGGCAGTTACGATCAAAATTTATATTTGTTGGACGATATTCCAATTTATTACCCGAGTCATGCCATTGGATTATTAAGTATTTTTAATACGGATGCCATTAGAAATGTGAATTATTACACACATGCCATTCCCAGCAATTATTCTGGGCGATTATCCGGAGTGGTAGATGTACATACCAAAGAAGGCAATTTGAAAAATTGGGAGGCCTCTGGTTCAATGGGTCTTTTGTGTGCAAAACTAATGGTGGAAGGACCGTTGGTAAAGGATCGTCTTTCTATTTTGGCAGCAGGTCGAAGGACTTTGCTGGATCCTTTTATCAAAGAAGCTACAAAGTACTTTAAAGATAAAAACCAAAAATTGGGTAATTCCACGTATTATTTTTACGACATTACTACAAAACTACATTTGCGAATAAACGACAAACAAAGATTTTATTTGAGTTATTACAGTGGAAAAGATTTTTTCCATGACGAGGATCTGGCGTTCAATCTTATAGCCCAAAACTCAACTTCTTTCAAAAAATTCTATGAGTTACATTGGCAAAATTTTTTGTTTTCAGGTCGATATAATTTTCAATGGAACAAAAACTTTTTTTCCAATCTGAGTGTATACCAAAGTATATTTAAAAGTAGTTCTGAACAATATGAATCTTATAGGTCAATTATCAATTCGCAAAATAATGATTCAAGTTTGGTAGGTCGATCTTTTTATTCTAACATCATTGAGAATGGCGCTCAATTCATAACAGACTACAGTTTTAATTCAAACAACCGGCTGAAAGTAGGTGCTAGAATTGCACATCAACAATTTAAACCTAATATTTTTTCCTACAACCTTGGTAATTATCCTTTGGAGGATGTTATTTATTTTCAACCAAAACCAATTGACAGTATTTCAGGATTGAATAAAAGATCTAATGTAGAATTCAATGCCTACGCTGAAGATTATTTAAAATTGGGGACTCATTTTTCATTGGTTTTTGGTGTAAGAATGGGACTTTTATCCTATGGTCAGGAGAATAAGGGATTTATCCTGCCAAGAGGTCGATTAGAGTTCAAACCACATCAACAACATCAATTTTTTTGCTCCTATGACCAACAATTGCAATCCCTCCATTTATTAAGTGCAAATGCAGTTGGTTTGCCAACCGATTTATGGGTTCCATCAACAAAGAATTTAGGACCTGAAAGTATGAGGCAGTGGAATCTGGGTTATCTTGGCACGTGGCATAATACTTCGTGGAACATACAAACCTATTTTAAAACAATGGATAGTTTGCTGCATCTTAAAGAAGGTGCTGATTTTAGACTTGGGGTTACCGAAAATTGGGAATCCCAGGTAACTTCAGGAATGGGTACTTCCTATGGAATAGAAAGTGGATTTCACTCTGCCATTAACAATCTTGAATATACATTGAATTATACGTATTCAAAGACATCCCGTAAATTTGATGAAATCAATAGAGGTCAATCCTTCAGATTTCTCTATGATCGACCTCACCAATTAAGGCTTCAGCTTAATTTCAAAATAAACGGAAAACTCCAATTGAATGCCTTGATGGATTATAGCAGTGGAAGTCCGGTAAGCCTTCCCCTCGGTAAATATGAATATCTTTCCCTGGAAAGCGGAATCCCTAATAAAATTATTTTGGTAAATGATAATATCAATAAAAGCAGCCTTCCCGATATTTATCGGTTAGATGTTTCCTTGAATTATAATATCAAGCAATCGTGGGGTTATCAGGAGTTAAGTTTTGGAATTTATAATATTCTCAATCGGAGAAATCCGGTTTATATTGAATTAAGCCCACGCCCCGACAACCCTTCCTTGGATCAATTTCAACAAGTAAGCCTGATGCCTATTTTGCCATCCTTTAGCTATAAAATTCGATGGACAACAAGGTAA
- a CDS encoding FecR domain-containing protein, whose product MDRGLIFHKKLTGQLSPEEEFELNNWFEASANNLAEYEVYSKLWSDSLDSKSTMEVNVEDALKRFKNIPEVKSQMRPAKEKGTQGLKLSLSKWSIAAGLFIVVFLAYYLISLVGNNQNQFLKYTNSTEPLNLKDGSVVNLNLGAELSYPESFKTKVRRVKLTGEAFFDVAKDAQKPFIIETGEGEIKVIGTSFNIRDLTSEKTMEVFVISGTVQFTNQEGTIAKTLNAGDKMLYNKSNHEISVVRPSGTNDISWHSRKLEFIDVPLSQVIVDLARYFHAEITLSSPCLGLLRYTSPLDLGSVSSLSVALDVISTSLQLEYKASADGRSYSLSGECK is encoded by the coding sequence ATGGACCGCGGATTAATTTTTCATAAAAAACTCACCGGACAATTAAGTCCGGAGGAAGAGTTTGAATTGAACAACTGGTTTGAAGCTTCAGCCAATAATTTGGCAGAATATGAAGTATACAGCAAGCTATGGTCTGATTCTTTGGATTCAAAATCTACCATGGAGGTAAATGTTGAGGATGCATTAAAAAGATTTAAGAATATACCTGAAGTAAAGTCCCAGATGCGACCTGCAAAGGAGAAGGGGACACAAGGTTTAAAACTGTCTTTAAGCAAATGGTCTATTGCAGCAGGTTTGTTTATTGTTGTTTTTCTAGCTTATTACCTGATTAGTCTGGTAGGTAATAATCAGAACCAGTTTTTGAAATATACCAACTCTACTGAACCTTTGAATTTAAAGGACGGATCAGTGGTAAATTTGAACTTAGGAGCAGAATTAAGCTATCCTGAATCATTCAAAACAAAAGTCAGAAGAGTTAAATTAACCGGAGAAGCCTTTTTTGACGTTGCGAAGGATGCTCAAAAACCCTTTATTATAGAAACTGGGGAGGGAGAAATAAAAGTAATAGGAACAAGTTTTAATATTCGTGATTTGACCTCAGAAAAAACCATGGAGGTTTTTGTAATCTCTGGAACGGTTCAATTCACTAATCAGGAAGGAACCATTGCCAAAACCTTGAATGCAGGGGATAAAATGTTGTATAATAAATCAAATCACGAAATATCCGTAGTCCGTCCTTCCGGGACCAATGACATTTCCTGGCACAGCAGGAAACTTGAATTTATTGATGTTCCGCTTTCACAGGTGATTGTTGATCTGGCTCGTTATTTTCATGCTGAAATTACCTTAAGTTCTCCATGCCTGGGCTTATTAAGGTATACCTCTCCCTTGGATTTAGGATCTGTAAGTAGTCTCTCTGTAGCTCTGGATGTGATTAGCACCTCCCTGCAATTGGAATACAAAGCCTCAGCTGATGGGAGATCATATTCTCTCAGCGGAGAATGTAAATAG
- a CDS encoding RNA polymerase sigma-70 factor — MDHSQEQYVLLLLKEGREEGIDLLFRHYYKDLVLKINQLLADIHASEDLAQEIFLEIWNKRQSIDIVQSFRAYIMRAGTNRAINYLKAKKLSFSEIDLDRDDQQMDAQDEDELAQKEIYFENLRDSIASLPEKCRVVFSLSRYEKMTYSEIAAQLNISIKTVENHISKALRILKENAKYLKVS, encoded by the coding sequence TTGGATCATTCGCAAGAACAGTATGTCTTGCTCCTGCTCAAGGAGGGACGTGAAGAAGGTATAGACCTTTTGTTCAGGCACTATTATAAAGATCTGGTCCTCAAAATAAACCAGCTATTGGCTGACATCCATGCATCCGAAGACTTAGCACAGGAAATTTTTCTAGAAATCTGGAACAAAAGGCAGTCTATTGATATCGTTCAATCCTTCAGAGCGTATATTATGCGGGCAGGTACCAATAGAGCCATTAATTACCTGAAAGCAAAAAAATTAAGCTTTTCTGAAATCGATTTAGACCGGGATGATCAGCAAATGGATGCTCAGGATGAAGATGAGCTTGCACAGAAGGAAATATATTTTGAAAACCTGAGAGACAGTATCGCCTCATTACCGGAAAAGTGTAGGGTGGTGTTTTCTCTGAGCAGGTATGAGAAAATGACCTATTCCGAGATAGCAGCCCAGTTGAACATCTCCATAAAAACAGTAGAAAATCATATTTCAAAGGCGCTCAGAATACTTAAAGAAAATGCAAAATATTTAAAGGTATCATAG